A genomic window from Sphingobacterium sp. BN32 includes:
- a CDS encoding DUF5675 family protein produces the protein MDPRVVRLLRRYEPRGTNGEIRFLDRLICYSIELPWEGNQRGISCIPEGRYELRRRFSKRFRWHLEVCGVEGRSFILIHSANYAIRDLRGCIAPVSKLTGVGRGVGSRGAFSRLRELVFGWIDEGSIVYLEILKA, from the coding sequence ATGGATCCGAGGGTGGTCAGGTTGCTGCGGAGGTATGAGCCCAGGGGGACGAATGGGGAAATTCGGTTTCTTGATCGATTGATCTGTTATTCGATCGAGCTGCCTTGGGAAGGGAATCAGCGCGGGATTTCGTGTATTCCGGAGGGGCGGTATGAGCTAAGGCGGCGTTTTAGCAAGCGTTTTCGATGGCATCTTGAGGTTTGTGGCGTTGAAGGGCGTTCGTTTATTTTGATCCACTCTGCAAACTATGCAATTCGTGATCTTCGGGGTTGTATTGCGCCGGTGAGCAAGTTAACTGGTGTTGGACGAGGGGTTGGATCGCGTGGAGCATTTTCGAGGCTTAGGGAGCTTGTATTTGGGTGGATCGATGAGGGTTCAATCGTTTATTTGGAAATTTTAAAAGCTTAA